The stretch of DNA TCTCCTGTTCCATTGGGCAAAGGGACATTCAAATTATACCCGAATCCTTTACCTTCGCCAAGCTCATCCACAGTTCCATCCTGAGGATGCGAGGGGCCCCAAGAACCATGGTTCATGTGCAGGGAGATGGTAAGAACTCTGTCAGAGCGATAAAACCCTTCTGCAGTGCCATTCCCGTAATGGACATCAATGTCAATAACCGCGACCCTTTCATGTCCAGAATCCAGAGCTAGTTGCAAAGCAAGGCCAGCATTGTTGAGGAAGCAATAGCCATCAGCTCGAGCAGGCTGGGCGTGATGGCCAGGTGGCCTGACCAACGCGTAGGCAATGCTCCCGTTTCCATCAAGAATGTGTTTCATTGCTGATAATGTTGTGCCAGCCGCCAGAAGTGCAGCATCCCATGAACCTGGATTTAAGAATGTCCCTGAACAGATCTCTTTCCCGCCACTTCTGTCTGCTTCAATCAGCTCATTTACATACTCTGACAAATGGTGAAAAATGTCAATTCTCAGTTGATTAGTTGGCAGATAGATTCACATGAAACCTTTTTAATTTGCCAAAATCTCTTTacaagtattacactttttttcacaattttaacaCTTTCAtccctaatattacatttttcataaaaaatactCGGTAATaagtactacctccgtcccaaaatggttgtctgtttcgtttaacgaggcttgactgaagtaatttttaatccaatttttcatattattaagtttaacattaatatataaaatttatatatttagaaactacattaaaagtactattaaacacaaaaaagttaaatttaaaaataataaaaaattactaaagaaaataagcaaagaaggaagagttgatttgaccactgaatagtaaataggacaggtaaaatgagacagatggagtattatactttttctctaatatctACTAAGTAATAAGTAACAATAAATCAATCTATCATGATTCCTATTACAGTATTACACCTATTTTGATAGGTATCTTCTGTTCAaccataaatattacatttttattagtattacacttttcgagcacaatttattattaatattacatttttcaaagtAAATATTACTCGGTACATTTTACCCGACCTGAAATTGAGTTTCACAGGAGACTCACACTTGTAATTTAGGTCAAGAagattgaaaaggaaaataagacaaaattaaGGAGAAAAATGGTACCTTGAGTGTGGAAAGAGAGCAATTCGGAGAGGAGAGCAGGTCTGCCATGGTGCCAAGAAATGAAGGGAGAAATTGGGCCTCTTTTGAGGATGGAGACCATATTCCTCACTCTGTCCGCATTCTCCGGGTGATTCTCCAGCACATCCAGAAACCCCGGGTCAATCCCCGTGTCAAACATGCCTTTGCCGGCGTCGTGGCTCAGCATGCCCTCATGCCAGAATACGTGGATGAGATCTCCGGCCGCCGGCGCCGGAGAAGAAGGCGTAGCTTTAGCTGAAGCCATGGGAGAGTATCCAAGTGAAGTGAGTACCAATTTCAGTTCTGCTGTTGACTTCACTTCTCTTCCCGTTAGATACTCAGTATATACCACTTGGAATCTCAcatataaaaagtaaattagaaCTCTCAATTTTACACCAAATCAATTAgatatttaaactttttaaaatggtgaattaaattctttgacatGTTAGATTAAGACAATAAAATTCTCGCAGCAGAATCCAGCGAACCGTCGTCAGTCGCCATCTCTAGCGTAAGGTGACCTTTTGGTTGCCTTTTTGGAAGGTGACCATAATCGTTGCATTCTCCAACCAGATTTGTAACTGTGGAATTTAGTCCAATACACATAATTTGATTTCATAAAGTATAGAATTCATatttataatgcataaaattcatgttcataatacatgtacacataaacacgatgtaatgaatatgaattctgtgcatcgtgaatatgaattctatgcattatgaacatgaattctgtgtattatattaagTGTTTATATGTCCTCAACTATATAATTCTttgcattatgaacataaattatgtactttatgaagctaaattttgtatattaaacaCGGTGATCCtcgtccacgatataaattgcccaagTAGTGGTTGACCAGCTTGTCAGTAGGGGTGTTAGTGAACAGacctttcgacaaactactcgtgtttgagctcggtaagcgttcgtttatgttcgtttgttaaggtaaacgaacattaacaaacaaaatttagagctcggttaataaacgaacaaagtctgaacagtggtaagctcgtttgctaagtgttcgcgaacaagcttatttgtgttcgtttagtagtgttcgtgaacaagctcgtttgtgttcgtttagtaatgttcgcgaacaagctcgtttaataatgttcgcaaacatgtttacaaacatataaattgttcatgaacgtagattatttattgttcacgaacaaattgtgttcatgaacatgtgcaggtgtttggttattaaatgttcacgaacgtgttcatgaacgtaaatgaaaATGTTTGTGAACGTctttgttaacgtttgcgaacacgttcgtgaacgtgctcgttaacgtta from Ipomoea triloba cultivar NCNSP0323 chromosome 7, ASM357664v1 encodes:
- the LOC116025001 gene encoding histone deacetylase 8 → MASAKATPSSPAPAAGDLIHVFWHEGMLSHDAGKGMFDTGIDPGFLDVLENHPENADRVRNMVSILKRGPISPFISWHHGRPALLSELLSFHTQEYVNELIEADRSGGKEICSGTFLNPGSWDAALLAAGTTLSAMKHILDGNGSIAYALVRPPGHHAQPARADGYCFLNNAGLALQLALDSGHERVAVIDIDVHYGNGTAEGFYRSDRVLTISLHMNHGSWGPSHPQDGTVDELGEGKGFGYNLNVPLPNGTGDRGYGYAMTHIVVPAVQKFEPDMIVFVVGLDSSAFDPNGRQCLTMEGYRELGRAVRAIADEYSNGKLLIVQEGGYHITYSAYCLHATLEGVLNVSAEPLLPDPIAHYPEDEWFSIKDIEAIRKYLNGTAPFLKDDAWL